In the Methylomonas rhizoryzae genome, one interval contains:
- a CDS encoding polysaccharide biosynthesis protein: MSFKFRSRTTIFLHDLAMVPLAWFGAYWLRFNLQQIPDFFFYSALLFLPLVIGIQVSAFWFFGLYRGVWRFSSLPDLIRIAKAVASGIFLIAGVLFLFDRLQGVPRSVIPLYLLILLALLSIPRFGYRFWKERAFIERTGQRALIIGAGAAGEMLVRDLIANPYSGYIPVVFADDDSAKFRREIRGIRVTGTVQQLPQLIAQWDIEVVLIAVPSASDKEMRRMVEVCETCGVPFQTLPSVTELLSGTVGKANLRAVSITDILGRDPVNLDWQRIQLGLRGKTIMVTGGGGSIGSELCKQLAKVQPKLLIIFDQCEFNLYRIDADLQRLSPQLSRLAVLGDVTDALAVRQVIEDQRPDIVFHAAAYKHVPLLEGQVREAVHNNLLGTRNVAEAAIACGVGRFVLISTDKAVNPSNVMGATKRAAEILCQNLDKPGSTRFTTVRFGNVLDSAGSVVPLFRSQIQAGGPVTVTHPEITRYFMTIPEACQLIMLAETVGQGGEVFVLDMGEPVKIVYLAEQMIRLSGKLPGKDVKIEFVGLRPGEKLYEELFHGEEQLLETGYAKLRLAKARIYQNDLWFAQIGALTDACRQRDQRRILDLLHGLVPEFKTVEKIVSSEEDGGGQEPL; encoded by the coding sequence ATGAGTTTTAAATTTCGCTCCAGAACCACGATTTTTCTGCACGACCTTGCCATGGTGCCATTGGCTTGGTTCGGCGCTTATTGGTTGCGCTTTAATCTGCAGCAGATTCCGGACTTCTTTTTCTATTCGGCATTGTTGTTTTTGCCGCTGGTGATCGGCATTCAAGTGTCGGCATTTTGGTTTTTCGGCCTTTATCGCGGCGTGTGGCGTTTTTCTTCGTTGCCGGATTTGATCCGGATCGCCAAGGCCGTAGCCAGCGGCATATTTCTAATCGCCGGCGTACTGTTTTTATTCGATCGTTTACAAGGGGTGCCGCGCTCGGTAATACCGCTGTATTTATTGATATTGCTGGCTTTGTTATCCATTCCAAGATTCGGTTACCGGTTCTGGAAAGAACGCGCGTTCATCGAACGCACCGGTCAGCGGGCTTTGATCATCGGCGCCGGCGCGGCCGGAGAAATGCTGGTGCGGGATTTGATTGCCAATCCTTACAGCGGTTACATTCCGGTGGTTTTCGCCGACGACGATAGCGCCAAGTTCCGGCGGGAAATCCGCGGCATCCGCGTGACCGGCACTGTGCAACAACTGCCGCAGCTGATCGCGCAATGGGACATCGAAGTGGTGTTGATCGCGGTGCCTTCGGCCAGCGACAAAGAGATGCGGCGCATGGTGGAAGTTTGCGAAACCTGCGGGGTGCCGTTTCAAACTTTGCCGTCGGTGACCGAATTATTGAGCGGTACGGTTGGCAAAGCCAATTTGCGGGCGGTATCCATCACCGATATTCTTGGCCGAGACCCGGTTAATTTGGATTGGCAACGCATCCAGCTCGGCTTGCGGGGCAAAACCATCATGGTCACCGGCGGTGGCGGCTCGATAGGTTCGGAACTGTGTAAACAATTAGCGAAAGTTCAGCCTAAATTATTGATTATATTCGATCAATGCGAATTCAATCTGTACCGGATAGACGCCGATTTGCAGCGCCTTTCCCCGCAACTGAGCAGGCTGGCGGTGCTGGGCGATGTGACCGACGCGCTGGCCGTGCGCCAGGTGATAGAGGACCAGCGCCCGGATATCGTGTTTCACGCCGCGGCCTACAAACACGTACCGCTATTGGAAGGGCAGGTGCGGGAAGCGGTGCACAACAATTTACTGGGTACCCGTAATGTCGCGGAAGCCGCCATTGCCTGCGGAGTCGGACGCTTCGTGTTAATTTCCACCGACAAGGCGGTCAATCCGAGCAATGTGATGGGCGCAACCAAGCGGGCGGCGGAAATATTGTGTCAAAACCTGGATAAACCCGGCTCTACCCGCTTTACCACGGTGCGTTTCGGCAACGTGCTGGATTCGGCCGGTAGCGTCGTGCCGCTGTTTCGCAGTCAAATTCAAGCCGGCGGCCCGGTCACCGTCACCCATCCGGAGATTACCCGCTATTTCATGACCATACCGGAAGCCTGCCAGTTGATCATGCTGGCGGAAACTGTCGGCCAAGGCGGCGAAGTGTTCGTATTGGACATGGGCGAGCCGGTCAAAATCGTCTATTTGGCCGAACAAATGATCCGCCTGAGCGGCAAGCTGCCGGGTAAGGACGTGAAAATCGAATTCGTCGGCTTGCGTCCCGGGGAAAAATTGTACGAGGAGTTGTTCCACGGCGAAGAACAGTTGCTGGAAACGGGATATGCGAAACTGCGTCTGGCCAAGGCCCGTATCTACCAAAACGACCTTTGGTTCGCGCAGATCGGCGCATTGACCGACGCTTGCCGGCAGCGAGACCAGCGACGCATCCTGGACTTGCTGCACGGCTTGGTACCCGAATTTAAAACGGTAGAAAAAATCGTTAGTTCGGAGGAAGATGGGGGCGGCCAAGAACCGCTGTAA
- a CDS encoding efflux transporter outer membrane subunit, which translates to MRVANRRQRLNRQSPNSTRNRLYAASARQQRWASVWAVALLIAGCQPVTLHERSDLQFLFGGQWRAEDPVNQALPPSWLAIFDDPSLTALVLDGLQRNFDLQAAAARVDAAREQATIAGAGRWPQLFFQPDYQRSENADGSGYAPTGSFSALFSLNWELDVWGRIKAGRQAALEDAEALAADYRAARLSLAARIAQVYFEWLEAQLQTQVAAQSVEDRSVIVGLIRGRFDKGLTRGLDLRLVLTDLANAQAQLAQAKNDLQTLGRQLQNLIARYPDDSLQAGKHLPEPPVSLATGLPAELLERRPDLAAAFRRLRAADSRLESAQKALLPRVSLTAAGGSVSPALTDLLDPRAAAWNFAAGLAQPLFTGDRLEAQIRLNQAGVREAYNRYQSVALNAFREVEQALAAESRLREQESALREAVEQTESSRKLAVYSYQQGLIQILTLLDSYRSTLNAQSAHLRVKRQLLTNRITLLLALGGAV; encoded by the coding sequence ATGAGAGTTGCCAATCGCCGCCAGAGACTCAATCGCCAAAGCCCTAATTCTACTCGGAACCGTTTATACGCCGCGAGCGCACGCCAGCAGCGTTGGGCTAGCGTCTGGGCGGTGGCCTTGCTGATCGCGGGCTGTCAGCCGGTTACGCTGCACGAGCGTAGCGATTTGCAATTTCTTTTCGGCGGACAGTGGCGTGCCGAAGATCCGGTTAATCAGGCTTTGCCGCCGTCTTGGCTGGCGATTTTCGACGATCCGAGCTTAACCGCCTTGGTGCTGGACGGATTGCAGCGCAATTTCGATTTGCAAGCCGCGGCGGCGCGGGTCGACGCGGCCCGCGAGCAGGCTACCATTGCCGGAGCCGGCCGTTGGCCGCAACTGTTTTTCCAACCGGATTATCAGCGTAGCGAAAATGCCGACGGCAGCGGTTATGCGCCTACCGGTTCGTTCAGCGCCTTATTCAGCCTCAATTGGGAATTGGACGTTTGGGGCAGGATCAAAGCCGGCCGGCAAGCGGCACTCGAAGACGCCGAGGCGCTGGCGGCGGATTACCGGGCCGCTCGTTTATCGCTGGCGGCCCGTATAGCCCAAGTCTATTTCGAATGGCTGGAAGCGCAATTGCAAACGCAGGTGGCCGCTCAGTCCGTTGAGGATCGTAGCGTGATAGTCGGCTTGATTCGCGGCCGTTTCGACAAAGGTTTGACCCGCGGCTTGGACTTGCGTTTGGTTTTGACCGATCTGGCCAACGCCCAAGCGCAGTTGGCGCAAGCCAAAAACGACCTGCAGACTCTGGGCCGGCAGCTGCAAAATCTGATTGCCCGCTATCCGGACGACAGTTTGCAAGCGGGCAAACACTTGCCGGAACCGCCGGTAAGCTTGGCTACCGGTTTGCCGGCCGAATTGCTGGAGCGCCGGCCGGATCTTGCGGCGGCGTTTCGGCGCTTGCGCGCGGCGGATTCGCGGCTGGAGAGCGCGCAAAAAGCCTTGTTGCCCCGGGTAAGCTTGACCGCCGCCGGCGGCAGCGTCAGCCCGGCCTTGACCGATTTGCTCGACCCGCGGGCCGCGGCCTGGAATTTCGCGGCCGGCCTGGCGCAACCCCTGTTCACCGGCGACCGTTTAGAAGCCCAAATTCGTTTGAACCAAGCCGGGGTGCGCGAAGCTTACAATCGCTACCAGAGCGTTGCCCTCAACGCCTTTCGCGAAGTCGAGCAGGCCTTGGCGGCGGAGTCGCGATTAAGGGAGCAGGAAAGCGCCTTGCGGGAGGCCGTGGAACAAACCGAATCCAGCCGCAAATTGGCGGTTTATTCCTACCAGCAAGGCTTGATTCAAATTTTGACCCTGTTGGATAGCTATCGCAGCACCTTGAACGCGCAAAGTGCGCATTTGCGGGTTAAACGCCAATTGTTGACCAACCGCATTACCTTGTTGCTGGCTTTGGGCGGTGCGGTGTGA
- a CDS encoding efflux RND transporter periplasmic adaptor subunit gives MSLKRSSVKTLLPVAVLLGAVGAAWAMIELRPGRISQDAQAILPVVQVWRAEPQTLRLTVETQGVVTPREEIDLIAQVGGQVQTVHPALASGGFFAANEVLVRIDPRDYDYAIAAAEAGVAEAQRVLINEKAQAEQALSDWQALGQGEAGDLALRKPQLAEAQAKLSAAQAELAKAGLNRSRCDIRAPFAGRVLNKRIGRGQFLSPGSPVARIYANDVAEIRLPIAVDDLAFLALPLTNPKNPQWPQVRLQAEIGGRSLQWPARIVRSEAALDSDNGQLFLIAQVDDPERAVATMPLFSGLFVQAQIEGITRDKLFVLPRASINNLQQVKLVNADRRLELRQVRVLRNQGGNSIVSAGLTAGERVVVSELPLAVAGMQVQIADDGDSGVLHD, from the coding sequence GTGAGCTTGAAACGTTCTTCCGTCAAAACCTTATTGCCGGTTGCAGTGTTGCTGGGCGCGGTCGGCGCCGCCTGGGCCATGATAGAGCTGAGACCGGGACGGATAAGCCAAGATGCGCAAGCGATTTTGCCGGTCGTGCAGGTGTGGCGTGCCGAACCGCAAACCCTGCGCTTGACGGTCGAAACGCAAGGCGTGGTTACGCCGCGCGAGGAAATCGATTTGATCGCTCAAGTCGGCGGCCAAGTGCAAACCGTGCATCCGGCCTTGGCCTCCGGCGGGTTTTTCGCCGCCAACGAGGTGTTGGTGCGCATAGACCCGCGCGATTACGACTATGCCATCGCCGCCGCCGAGGCCGGCGTGGCCGAGGCGCAACGGGTGTTGATCAACGAAAAGGCCCAAGCGGAACAAGCGCTGAGCGATTGGCAGGCGCTAGGGCAGGGCGAAGCCGGCGATTTGGCCTTGCGCAAACCGCAATTGGCCGAAGCGCAGGCCAAATTGTCCGCGGCGCAGGCGGAATTGGCCAAGGCCGGATTGAACCGCAGCCGCTGCGATATCCGGGCGCCGTTCGCCGGCAGAGTGTTGAACAAGCGGATAGGCCGCGGGCAGTTTTTAAGCCCCGGCAGCCCGGTCGCCCGCATCTATGCCAATGACGTTGCCGAAATCCGCCTGCCTATCGCCGTCGACGACTTGGCGTTTTTGGCTTTGCCGCTGACCAACCCCAAAAACCCGCAATGGCCGCAGGTTCGCTTGCAGGCTGAAATCGGCGGCCGTAGCTTGCAATGGCCGGCGCGCATCGTGCGTAGCGAAGCGGCCCTGGATAGCGACAACGGTCAACTGTTTTTAATCGCCCAGGTGGACGATCCCGAGCGGGCCGTGGCCACCATGCCGCTGTTTAGCGGGCTATTCGTGCAAGCGCAAATCGAGGGGATTACCCGCGACAAGCTGTTCGTACTGCCGCGCGCCAGTATTAACAATTTGCAGCAAGTCAAGTTGGTGAATGCCGACCGACGTCTGGAGTTGCGCCAAGTCCGAGTGCTGCGTAACCAAGGCGGTAACAGCATCGTCAGCGCGGGACTAACGGCCGGGGAGCGGGTGGTGGTTTCCGAATTGCCGCTGGCGGTAGCCGGCATGCAAGTGCAGATTGCCGACGACGGGGACAGTGGGGTGTTGCATGACTAG
- a CDS encoding efflux RND transporter permease subunit — protein MTSAEPVKPFSGVLAWFAGNPVAANLLMLLILAGGMIGLRSVDKEVFPRFSPHQIEVKAEFPGAGPAEIEQSVCIPIEEALHDLPGIKRVRGTIFAQLCKVEVEILPGRDRDQMLALIRGRIQAILRLPKELETIEVALSGREGDDGVIWVALHGDTDAFELQQFGEGIQQQLAAIPGVSRVRNYGEIGYEIGIEVSPERLRKYRLSLGEVAQAVRAASVDAPGGLIKNPDGELLLRVHARARSADALRDLVLKTLPDGNHLRLAQVATIHDGLEERLFTWRHNGQTAQGWEVHTESDSVQVARQVKATVESIRAGLPEGLRLICWWDDSQAYDERIATLSEDALGGFVLVCLVLTLFLRARVALWAGVGILTSVLGAFCLMPLLDVSLNMLSLFGFLLAMGVLVDDAIIIGESIHSRQAEAGEAPLLAAVNGVKAVALPVTLSVLVVLVAFLPGLNLPGWAGQMMKPICVIMILTLLFSVIEALLILPAHLVAPIRQDAAPTRLQRLRARLNRGLDDFVVNIYRPLLEVALDWRYLTVALFAALLILSWALVAGDRVRQSINPDVTKDSFWVSMQMPQSTSYAEMQALAGRVEQALFELRAEWDAKLAGSGRGSLGEQGIIVGVETMVWEHMGGIWLELSALGRQHVQVEPFIRDWRQRIGDLGQGKVDFIFKEGDQAYDIELTLGADRPELLTAAAAELERSIKAYPGVYDVVDSAESGKPEIHLQLKPGAERLGLRLEPLAQQVRHAYYGQEVHRFIRGRKEVKVIVRYPLEHRRSLEQLHNLPVTLPNGSSAPLSSVAEVALVQGNARISREDRQRVLSIQARVDPTLGDANALYAVLEKQWLPALETQFPGLSARTGQQRQEQQAMLAAFGEHTVLALLLIYVLIAVPFRSYSKPLIFLLAAPVAWSGGVLAHWAFGLPLSMESLVGMVAASGVVVNDSLVLLDHLRQHDAGGKSTEQMIVEACTLRFRPIFLAFLTNFAGFLPTLLETSPQAQFLVPMTLSLSAGLFVGMAASLILTPVCYAALGAGGKPAAKVAEVRP, from the coding sequence ATGACTAGCGCAGAGCCGGTAAAGCCGTTTTCCGGCGTATTGGCTTGGTTTGCCGGCAACCCGGTCGCCGCCAACTTGTTGATGTTGCTGATTCTGGCCGGCGGCATGATCGGGTTGCGCAGCGTGGACAAGGAAGTGTTTCCGCGTTTTAGCCCGCACCAAATCGAAGTCAAAGCGGAATTTCCGGGCGCGGGACCGGCCGAAATCGAACAATCGGTCTGCATTCCCATCGAAGAGGCGCTGCACGACCTGCCGGGCATCAAGCGCGTGCGCGGCACAATCTTTGCCCAGCTCTGCAAAGTAGAGGTGGAAATTCTGCCCGGCCGCGACCGCGATCAAATGCTGGCGCTGATCCGCGGACGCATACAAGCGATTTTGCGTCTACCCAAGGAATTGGAAACCATAGAAGTCGCCTTGTCCGGCCGCGAAGGCGACGACGGCGTGATTTGGGTGGCCTTGCACGGCGATACCGACGCCTTCGAGTTGCAGCAGTTCGGCGAAGGCATACAGCAGCAATTGGCCGCCATCCCCGGCGTGAGCCGGGTGCGCAATTACGGCGAAATCGGCTACGAAATCGGCATAGAAGTGTCGCCGGAGCGGTTACGCAAATACCGCTTGAGCCTGGGCGAAGTGGCGCAAGCGGTGCGCGCCGCATCGGTGGACGCGCCGGGCGGGTTGATCAAAAATCCGGACGGCGAGTTGCTGCTGAGAGTGCATGCCAGGGCCAGATCGGCCGACGCCTTGCGCGATCTGGTACTGAAAACCCTGCCGGACGGCAACCATCTGCGTTTGGCGCAGGTGGCGACGATACACGACGGTCTGGAGGAAAGGCTTTTTACCTGGCGGCACAACGGGCAAACCGCGCAAGGCTGGGAGGTGCACACCGAAAGCGACAGCGTGCAAGTGGCCCGCCAAGTCAAAGCGACGGTCGAGTCCATCCGGGCCGGCTTGCCGGAAGGTTTGCGCCTGATTTGCTGGTGGGACGATTCGCAAGCCTACGACGAACGCATAGCGACCTTGTCTGAAGACGCTCTTGGCGGATTCGTATTGGTGTGTCTGGTATTGACCCTGTTTTTACGCGCACGGGTCGCCTTGTGGGCCGGCGTGGGCATATTGACCTCGGTGCTGGGGGCGTTCTGCCTGATGCCGCTGCTGGACGTGTCGTTGAACATGCTGTCTTTATTCGGTTTTTTGCTGGCGATGGGGGTGCTGGTCGACGACGCCATCATCATCGGCGAAAGCATACACAGCCGGCAAGCCGAGGCCGGCGAGGCGCCGCTGCTTGCGGCAGTCAATGGCGTCAAGGCGGTCGCCTTGCCCGTCACTTTATCGGTGCTGGTGGTATTGGTGGCTTTTTTGCCGGGGTTGAATCTGCCGGGCTGGGCCGGGCAGATGATGAAACCGATCTGCGTCATCATGATTTTGACCTTGCTATTTTCCGTGATCGAAGCCTTATTGATTTTGCCGGCGCATCTGGTCGCGCCGATCCGGCAGGATGCTGCGCCAACCCGCTTGCAGCGGCTAAGAGCCAGGTTGAACCGGGGGCTGGACGATTTTGTGGTCAACATCTATCGGCCGCTGCTGGAGGTCGCGCTGGATTGGCGGTATTTGACGGTGGCGCTGTTCGCCGCGTTGCTGATCTTGAGTTGGGCCTTGGTGGCCGGCGACCGGGTGCGGCAATCCATCAATCCGGACGTAACCAAGGACAGTTTTTGGGTGTCGATGCAAATGCCGCAAAGCACGTCTTACGCCGAGATGCAAGCCTTGGCCGGCCGGGTGGAACAAGCCTTGTTCGAGTTGCGGGCCGAATGGGACGCCAAGCTCGCCGGGTCCGGCCGCGGCAGCCTAGGGGAGCAAGGCATCATCGTCGGCGTCGAAACCATGGTTTGGGAACATATGGGCGGCATTTGGCTGGAGTTGTCCGCGCTGGGCCGGCAACACGTGCAGGTGGAACCGTTCATTCGGGATTGGCGGCAACGCATCGGCGACCTCGGTCAAGGTAAAGTCGATTTCATTTTTAAAGAAGGCGATCAAGCCTACGACATCGAGTTGACGCTGGGCGCGGACCGGCCTGAGTTATTGACCGCCGCAGCCGCCGAGCTGGAACGCTCGATCAAGGCTTATCCCGGCGTCTACGACGTGGTGGACTCGGCCGAATCAGGCAAGCCGGAAATCCACTTGCAGCTGAAGCCGGGCGCCGAGCGTCTGGGTTTGCGGCTGGAACCCTTGGCTCAGCAGGTACGGCACGCTTATTACGGCCAAGAAGTGCACCGTTTCATCCGCGGGCGCAAGGAAGTCAAGGTCATCGTGCGCTACCCGTTGGAGCACAGGCGATCTTTAGAGCAACTGCACAACCTGCCGGTCACTCTGCCTAACGGCAGTAGCGCGCCGCTGAGCAGCGTGGCCGAAGTGGCGCTGGTGCAAGGCAATGCCCGGATCAGCCGCGAAGATCGGCAGCGGGTGTTGAGCATCCAGGCCCGGGTCGATCCGACCCTGGGCGATGCTAATGCGCTGTATGCCGTCCTGGAAAAGCAATGGCTTCCGGCATTGGAAACGCAATTTCCCGGATTATCCGCCCGTACCGGCCAGCAACGTCAGGAACAGCAAGCGATGCTGGCGGCGTTCGGCGAGCACACCGTATTGGCTTTGCTGCTGATCTACGTGTTGATTGCGGTGCCGTTTCGATCTTACAGCAAACCCTTGATCTTTTTATTGGCCGCGCCGGTTGCCTGGAGCGGCGGGGTGTTGGCGCATTGGGCGTTCGGTTTGCCTTTATCCATGGAGTCCCTGGTCGGCATGGTGGCCGCCAGCGGCGTGGTGGTCAACGACAGTCTGGTGCTGCTGGATCATCTGCGCCAGCACGATGCCGGCGGAAAAAGTACCGAGCAGATGATCGTAGAAGCCTGCACTTTACGGTTTCGGCCGATTTTCCTGGCTTTTTTGACCAACTTTGCCGGTTTTTTGCCGACTTTGCTGGAAACCAGCCCGCAAGCCCAATTCTTGGTACCGATGACGCTGTCCTTGTCCGCCGGTTTGTTCGTCGGCATGGCGGCCAGCTTGATTCTGACGCCGGTTTGTTACGCCGCATTGGGCGCAGGCGGCAAGCCGGCGGCGAAAGTAGCCGAAGTTCGACCGTAA
- a CDS encoding energy transducer TonB — MGQAVLNWLERLREQRIYLLDVSALPEPDNSWSVTVPHTAVSLRRSLALTAVALLVALLHAYLLFWYATRPQPLPFSAAAPLPMIAMELSAPPAPQAVQAPQPPKPETPKEAKPKPAKPKIKPKPKVAQADDAPKRKLVEPQAEQPQPQSVAAAAVPTPVQQAPAAPRNDVYQPVDSNAAYLNNPKPDYPLSARQRGWQGTVVLRVLVAADGRAEQVNVQRSSGHEVLDESALDAVRDWRFVPAKRGDVAEPSWVSIPIVFSLR, encoded by the coding sequence ATGGGGCAAGCCGTACTTAATTGGCTCGAGAGGCTACGCGAGCAACGCATTTATTTGCTGGACGTATCCGCCTTGCCCGAGCCGGACAATAGCTGGTCGGTTACCGTGCCTCATACGGCCGTTTCATTACGCCGTTCTTTGGCCTTAACGGCGGTAGCCTTACTGGTCGCGTTGCTGCACGCTTATTTATTGTTTTGGTACGCCACTCGGCCGCAGCCCTTGCCGTTTTCCGCCGCCGCACCATTGCCGATGATCGCCATGGAATTGTCGGCGCCGCCGGCACCGCAAGCCGTGCAGGCGCCGCAACCGCCCAAACCGGAAACGCCCAAGGAAGCCAAACCCAAACCGGCTAAACCCAAAATCAAGCCCAAACCCAAAGTCGCTCAGGCCGACGACGCACCGAAACGCAAACTGGTTGAACCACAAGCAGAACAGCCACAACCGCAAAGTGTCGCGGCCGCGGCCGTGCCTACCCCGGTGCAGCAAGCCCCGGCCGCCCCCAGAAACGACGTCTACCAGCCGGTGGACAGCAACGCCGCCTATTTAAACAATCCCAAACCCGATTATCCGCTGTCGGCCAGACAGCGCGGTTGGCAGGGGACCGTGGTGTTGCGGGTACTGGTAGCTGCGGACGGCAGGGCCGAGCAGGTGAATGTGCAGCGTTCCAGCGGACACGAAGTGCTGGACGAGTCGGCGCTGGATGCCGTCCGCGATTGGCGCTTCGTACCGGCCAAGCGCGGCGACGTGGCGGAGCCAAGCTGGGTCAGCATACCCATCGTGTTCAGTTTGCGTTGA
- a CDS encoding MotA/TolQ/ExbB proton channel family protein, protein MNFSETAIVDGTLCVLGCFSLLTWSVILLKAGEVVWHRYRNYRLLRSFEPTALHNPVVASETLAQIDADTPVGRLWQAGYQTYHRALHKTQAPTKYNPAWHELIERALKQQLQKEKARLDSGLGWLASIGTSAPFVGLFGTVWGIMHALKDISAQGNASLEVVAGPIGEALIATALGLAVAIPAVIAYNFFLRHNRRLIARLEHFATDYLLACIENDLTRLHTEIAHVHAA, encoded by the coding sequence ATGAATTTTTCCGAAACCGCCATCGTCGATGGCACATTATGCGTCTTGGGGTGTTTTTCCCTGCTGACCTGGAGCGTCATCTTGCTGAAAGCCGGCGAGGTTGTCTGGCATCGCTACCGCAACTACCGCTTGCTACGCTCGTTCGAGCCGACCGCGTTGCACAATCCGGTGGTTGCGTCGGAAACCTTGGCGCAAATCGATGCCGATACCCCGGTAGGGCGTTTGTGGCAGGCCGGATACCAGACCTATCACCGGGCCTTGCACAAAACCCAGGCGCCGACCAAGTACAATCCGGCATGGCACGAGCTGATAGAGCGGGCTTTGAAACAGCAATTGCAAAAGGAAAAAGCCCGCTTGGACAGCGGCTTGGGCTGGTTGGCCAGTATAGGCACGTCCGCACCCTTCGTCGGCTTGTTCGGCACGGTCTGGGGGATTATGCATGCCTTGAAGGACATCAGCGCCCAGGGCAACGCCAGTCTGGAAGTGGTTGCCGGTCCCATCGGCGAAGCCCTGATCGCCACCGCGCTGGGTTTAGCGGTGGCGATACCGGCGGTGATCGCCTACAACTTTTTCCTGCGTCACAACCGCCGCTTAATCGCCCGCCTGGAGCATTTCGCCACCGATTACTTGCTGGCGTGCATTGAAAACGATTTGACCCGCTTGCATACGGAGATTGCCCATGTCCATGCAGCTTAA
- a CDS encoding ExbD/TolR family protein produces MSMQLNDDEEGGELSEINVTPLVDVMLVLLIVFIVTAPLLTQVVKVKLPKTEQTEPTPDKHVAILAVTASGEAELDGKAVPLEALEGELKTLQQIDPDISIQLQADRGAIFDSVAKVMASAQRSGIGKLSFVTVEQ; encoded by the coding sequence ATGTCCATGCAGCTTAACGACGACGAAGAGGGGGGTGAATTGAGTGAAATCAACGTCACGCCGCTGGTGGACGTCATGCTGGTTTTATTGATCGTGTTTATCGTCACTGCGCCGCTATTGACCCAAGTGGTCAAAGTCAAGCTGCCGAAAACCGAGCAAACCGAACCGACTCCGGATAAACACGTAGCCATTCTGGCGGTGACGGCGAGCGGCGAAGCCGAACTGGACGGCAAGGCCGTGCCCCTGGAGGCTTTGGAAGGCGAATTGAAAACCCTGCAGCAAATCGACCCGGATATCAGCATACAACTGCAAGCGGATAGGGGAGCAATCTTCGATTCGGTCGCCAAAGTCATGGCCAGCGCGCAACGTTCCGGGATCGGCAAGTTGTCGTTTGTGACGGTGGAGCAATGA
- a CDS encoding thioredoxin family protein, producing the protein MAATPSSMLPLGTSAQHFYLPDTVTGAQYGLSELKGTNGTLIMFICNHCPYVLHVKDQLIDIARHYADWGINTIAISSNDIESYPQDAPDKMRDMMAEWGNPFAAYLYDESQAVAKAYQAACTPDLYLFDAELRCVYRGRLDTSTPKNDIPPSGEDLCQALDALLTGQPINPNQYPSIGCNIKWKDA; encoded by the coding sequence ATGGCTGCAACACCGTCTTCTATGCTGCCTTTGGGTACGTCGGCACAGCATTTTTATTTGCCGGATACCGTCACGGGCGCGCAATACGGCTTGTCGGAACTGAAGGGGACAAACGGTACCCTGATCATGTTTATCTGCAACCATTGTCCTTACGTGTTGCACGTCAAGGATCAGTTGATCGACATTGCCCGGCATTATGCGGACTGGGGAATCAATACTATTGCTATCAGTTCCAACGACATCGAGAGTTATCCGCAAGACGCGCCGGACAAGATGCGGGACATGATGGCCGAATGGGGCAATCCGTTTGCGGCCTATTTGTACGACGAGAGCCAAGCAGTGGCCAAAGCGTATCAAGCGGCCTGTACCCCCGATTTGTACTTGTTCGACGCCGAATTGCGTTGCGTGTACCGCGGGCGCTTGGATACCTCTACGCCTAAAAACGATATTCCGCCAAGCGGGGAGGATTTGTGCCAGGCTTTGGATGCGCTGCTTACCGGCCAGCCTATCAATCCCAATCAATATCCCAGCATCGGCTGCAACATTAAATGGAAAGACGCTTGA
- a CDS encoding EF-hand domain-containing protein: MTKRWIATAGLMALGLMAQPVMAGGSQTDRATEFAAADTDSSGGLTLAEMQTYFSAKIETRFTELDTDSDSALSLEEFTVNETDRSLAFATELFNLADADNSTSLDLDEFTDIAPNNSNGEIIRYFAMLDQDSDLSVSEAEYTGSRKSGMGPFGKMSKNSGRRGFGRH; this comes from the coding sequence ATGACAAAACGATGGATAGCAACAGCAGGTTTGATGGCATTGGGGCTGATGGCGCAACCGGTGATGGCCGGCGGTTCGCAAACCGATCGCGCCACCGAATTTGCCGCTGCCGATACCGACAGCAGCGGCGGCTTGACGCTGGCCGAAATGCAAACCTATTTCTCCGCCAAGATCGAAACCCGCTTTACCGAGTTGGATACCGACAGTGATTCCGCACTGAGCTTAGAGGAGTTTACCGTCAACGAAACCGACCGTAGTTTGGCTTTCGCCACCGAATTGTTCAATTTGGCCGACGCCGATAACAGCACCTCGCTGGATTTGGACGAATTCACCGACATTGCGCCTAACAACAGCAACGGCGAAATCATCCGATATTTTGCGATGCTGGACCAAGACAGCGATTTATCGGTTAGCGAAGCAGAGTACACTGGCAGCCGTAAATCCGGTATGGGCCCGTTTGGTAAAATGAGCAAAAACAGCGGTAGACGCGGATTCGGCCGGCATTAA